Proteins encoded within one genomic window of Nordella sp. HKS 07:
- a CDS encoding DNA polymerase beta superfamily protein, with protein sequence MSGAQMANGERLRTVDAGMDETVVARIDARLADIARDHQVTIPLAIESGSRAWGFPSPDSDYDCRFVFVRPIQHYLSLWQRRDVIETEMDGVLDVNGWDLGKALKLLLKGNAVIVEWLKSPIAYGVDAGFRDAFLNLAHEVADRRLIARHYLHLGEDQRRKLFGDGRIVAQKKIFYALRPAAALRWLRHHPQEAVAPMHFPTLLHHCDVPPSVVEIVAELMVRKAVTRELGSGPMPEPVLTFIDAEYEEARKVFPRLRHDIEPERRERVEAFFQATIRG encoded by the coding sequence ATGAGCGGGGCGCAAATGGCCAACGGTGAGAGGCTGAGGACTGTCGATGCGGGCATGGATGAAACGGTGGTCGCGCGGATCGACGCGCGGCTTGCCGATATAGCGCGCGATCATCAGGTGACGATACCGCTCGCGATCGAGAGCGGCAGCCGGGCCTGGGGCTTTCCCTCGCCCGACAGCGATTATGATTGCCGCTTCGTCTTCGTCCGGCCGATCCAGCATTACCTGTCCCTTTGGCAACGCCGCGACGTCATCGAGACGGAAATGGACGGTGTGCTCGATGTCAATGGCTGGGACCTCGGCAAGGCGCTCAAGCTTCTCTTGAAGGGCAATGCCGTCATCGTCGAATGGCTCAAATCGCCGATCGCCTATGGCGTCGATGCCGGCTTCCGCGACGCGTTCCTCAATCTCGCTCACGAAGTCGCCGACCGGCGTCTCATCGCCCGCCACTATCTGCATCTCGGTGAAGATCAGCGGCGCAAGCTTTTCGGCGACGGCCGGATCGTGGCGCAGAAGAAGATATTCTACGCGCTGCGGCCGGCCGCTGCGCTGCGCTGGCTGCGCCACCATCCGCAGGAGGCGGTAGCGCCGATGCATTTTCCGACTTTGCTGCACCATTGTGATGTGCCGCCTTCGGTGGTCGAGATCGTAGCCGAGCTCATGGTCCGCAAGGCGGTCACGCGCGAGCTGGGATCGGGACCGATGCCCGAGCCGGTCCTGACCTTCATCGATGCCGAGTACGAGGAGGCACGGAAAGTTTTTCCGCGTCTGCGTCACGACATAGAAC